From a single Lactococcus allomyrinae genomic region:
- a CDS encoding dihydrofolate reductase family protein, protein MTVKLFIATTLDGYIATLDDSLQWLFDVEGEGDNGYGAFYETIDTVVMGKKTYDWLLREQPNEWAYTGKTCYVMTRQQLPNTDSIKFTDEKILSELTESADNIWVIGGGEIIKLFLEHHLIDELQVTIAPVLLGAGIPLFPTGNYAEQLQLVSSKTYGQFIELHYLVKNNH, encoded by the coding sequence ATGACTGTAAAACTTTTTATCGCAACCACACTTGACGGCTACATCGCAACGCTGGACGACAGCCTTCAGTGGCTATTCGATGTCGAGGGAGAGGGAGACAATGGCTACGGTGCTTTTTATGAAACGATTGACACCGTTGTGATGGGCAAGAAAACTTACGACTGGCTCCTGCGCGAACAGCCGAACGAATGGGCTTACACGGGCAAAACTTGCTACGTGATGACCCGTCAGCAACTTCCAAATACTGACAGCATCAAATTTACTGATGAAAAAATTCTGTCAGAACTGACAGAAAGTGCTGACAACATCTGGGTCATCGGCGGCGGCGAAATTATCAAACTTTTCCTCGAACATCATCTCATTGACGAGCTTCAAGTGACGATTGCGCCAGTCCTTTTGGGAGCTGGCATTCCCCTATTTCCCACAGGAAATTACGCAGAGCAACTTCAACTTGTCAGCAGTAAAACTTATGGACAATTCATTGAACTCCATTATTTAGTAAAAAATAATCACTGA
- the dusB gene encoding tRNA dihydrouridine synthase DusB, with translation MEMDKIYNESWKIRDIEIKNKIVLAPMAGINNKAFLKTAKEFGAGLVVTEMISDKGIEHRNKKTLEMMDFEGVPHPLSMQIFGGEIDTLVEAAKFVEANTVADIIDINMGCPVPKVTKNEAGSRLLLDPDKVYDVVKAVSSAISKPLTVKIRIGWDNDHLFAVENAKAIEAGGAAAVAMHARTKAQAYTGNAQENWHWLKKLTENVNIPVIGNGDVHSPEDAKRMIDETGVTAVMMGRAALGNPWVLHRTEHYLRTGELLPEPSVEEKIEIAKLHLARLVELKGNNLASREFRQHAAYYLKGAPRAAKVKVAVNQAESQEEIIQILDAFVNHVK, from the coding sequence ATGGAAATGGACAAAATCTACAACGAGTCGTGGAAAATCCGCGACATCGAGATAAAAAATAAAATCGTACTTGCCCCAATGGCGGGAATTAATAACAAAGCTTTTCTCAAAACAGCGAAAGAATTTGGTGCAGGACTTGTCGTGACCGAGATGATTTCCGACAAGGGCATTGAGCACCGCAACAAAAAAACACTTGAAATGATGGACTTCGAGGGTGTGCCGCACCCCCTCTCCATGCAAATCTTTGGCGGCGAGATTGATACGCTCGTTGAAGCCGCAAAGTTCGTTGAAGCCAATACTGTCGCGGACATCATTGACATTAACATGGGCTGCCCCGTGCCGAAAGTTACAAAAAATGAAGCAGGCTCTAGGCTTCTACTCGACCCCGACAAAGTGTATGACGTTGTCAAAGCCGTCAGTTCCGCCATCTCAAAACCACTCACGGTCAAAATCCGTATCGGCTGGGACAATGACCACCTCTTTGCCGTGGAAAATGCCAAGGCGATTGAAGCAGGTGGCGCTGCCGCGGTAGCCATGCACGCGAGAACCAAAGCCCAAGCTTACACTGGCAACGCTCAAGAAAATTGGCACTGGCTCAAAAAATTAACTGAAAATGTTAATATCCCAGTCATCGGAAACGGCGATGTCCACTCGCCCGAAGATGCCAAGCGCATGATTGACGAAACAGGCGTAACCGCTGTAATGATGGGACGCGCTGCACTTGGAAATCCCTGGGTACTGCACCGCACCGAGCATTATCTTCGCACAGGAGAATTGCTCCCAGAGCCAAGCGTAGAAGAAAAAATAGAAATCGCCAAGCTCCATCTCGCCCGTCTCGTCGAACTAAAAGGCAACAATCTCGCCTCACGCGAATTTCGCCAACACGCCGCCTACTACCTCAAAGGGGCACCGCGTGCCGCCAAAGTAAAAGTCGCCGTCAATCAAGCCGAATCCCAAGAGGAGATTATTCAAATCCTTGACGCTTTCGTTAATCATGTAAAATAA